The nucleotide sequence CGTCGGTGCCCGCCGCCGCGAATGGCATCGCGGTTGCCGTCGCAGGTTGCCGCCGGCGAGTCCTCACTCGTCATCGCGGAGGGTGACGATCTCGCCGCTGCCTGTACTGTCGGCCATGAGCCGGAACTCGATGGGGCGGCAGCAGACGGCGCAGTCCTCGACGTAGGACTGGTCGCCGGCGGACCAGTCCACCAGCGTGGTGAACGGCTCCCCGCAGTAGGGGCACTCCACCGTCCGTTCCTCGATCACGAGGCGGCCTCCGTGGCCGGCTCCAGGAACAGCCCCAGGAGATCGTTCAGAAAGCGCAGACCCTCGGCGGTGGCGGCGAGGCGTTCGGGGTCGGAGACCATCCAGCCACGAGCGCGCGCCTCGGCGACGCCCGGGGCGAAGGCCGACCAGGGCAGCCCGGTGCGCGCCAGGGCCTCGGCCCGCGGGGCGCCGTCCACCAGGCGCAGGGCGTTCATCAGGTACTCCAGCACGCGCTCGTCGGCGGGCACCTCCCACGCCTCGGCGACGGCGGCCGGGGTGCCCGCCACCGTCTGATAGTGGCGCGGCAGGGCCACCTTGCGGGTGCGCTGGATGCGGCCGTCGCTGGTGCTGAGCTTGCCGTGGCCGCCCGCGCCCAGGGCCAGGTAGTCGCCGAAGCGCCAGTAGTTGAGGTTGTGCCGGCAGGCACCGCCGGGCCGGCTCCAGGCGGAGACCTCGTAGCGGACGAAGCCCGCCGCCGCCAGGCGCTCCGCGCAGGCCGCCTCCATGTCCGCCGCCAGGTCCTCGTCGGGCAGGGCCGGCGGGCGCGCGTGGAAGGCCGTGCCGGGCTCCAGGGTCAGCTGATAATGGGATATATGCTCGGGCTCGAGCGCAATGGCCGCGTCCACGTCCGCCACGGCGCCGGCCAGGTCCTGGTCGGGCAGGGCAAACATCAGATCCAGGTTGAAGCGCTCGAATCCGGCCGCCCGCGCCGCCCGCGCCGCGGCGCGGGCCTCGCCGGGGCCGTGGATGCGCCCCAGGCGATGCAGCTGGCCCGCGTCGAAGCTCTGCACGCCAATCGACAGCCGGTTCACCCCGGCGGCGCGGAAGCCCTCGAAGCGCTTCTGCTCCACCGTGCCGGGGTTGGCCTCCAGGGTGATCTCGGCATCGCCGGCCACCGTCAGGTGTTGCGACAGCCCCTCCAGCAGCTGCCCGATGGCCGCCGGCGAGAACAGGCTCGGCGTGCCCCCGCCGATGAATATCGTGCGCACGCTGCGGCCGGTCGCCGTCGGTGCCTCCCAGGCGGCATCCCGCAGCAGCGCCGTGAGGTAGTCGGTCTCGGGGAGCGGCCCGCGCAGGGCGTGGGAGTTGAAGTCGCAGTAGGGGCACTTCTGCACGCACCAGGGCAGGTGCAGGTAGAGGCCGAGGGGTGGCAGCGGGGTCATGCGTGCGCGCCCCATTCCCGTGCCAGGGCCTCGCGCAGGCGCTGCAGTGCCTGGCCGCGGTGGCTCAGCCGGTTCTTGGTGGCGGCGTCCAGCTCGGCAGCAGTGCGGTCGAGCTCCGGAACCAGGAAGTGCGGGTCGTAGCCGAAGCCGTGCCCGCCGCGGGGCTGCTCCAGTACCCGCCCCGGCCAGACGCCCTCGGCGATGAGTGGCGCCGGATCCGCGGCATGGCGCAGGTAGACCGCCACGCAGCGAAACCGCGCGCTGCGCTCCGCTTCGGGCACGTCCAGCAGCTCGTCCTGCAGCCGGGCATTGTTGGCGGCGTCATCGGCGTCTTCCCCCGCCCAGCGCGCGGAGTGCACGCCGGGTGCCCCGCCGAGGCCGTCCACCTCGAGCCCGGAATCGTCGGCGATCGCCGGCAGTCCGGTGTGCTCGCAGGCGTTGCGCGCCTTGATGATCGCGTTCTCGACGAAGGTGGTCCCGGTCTCGGCGGCGGCGGGGACGTAATAGAAAGACTGCGGCAGCACCTCGACGCCAAGCCCTTCGAGCAGCGCCTGCAGCTCGCTGACCTTGCCCGGGTTGCCGGTGGCTAGGACGATGCGCATTGGTGCGAGTTACAAGCTGTAAGTCGCAAGTTTCAAGTTGCAAGTGGCAAGTTGCAAGTCAATCATGAGCACCGCCGAGGCGGGTGGCGAGGCGCCGTCCTGCCTGGTCCTGGCGGGGCACTCCCCGCGCTCGCGGGATCATCCTGCTTGCCACTTGCCACTTGCCACTTGCCACTTGCCACTTGCCACTTGCAACTCATCATTCCTCCAGCGCCACCCGCTGCGCCTCCAGCAGTCCGCTGATTCCCTTCTGCGCCAGGTCCAGCATCCCGTCCAGCTCGGCACGGCGGAAGGCGTGGCCTTCGGCGGTGCCCTGGACCTCGATGAAGTGGCTGGCGTCGTTCATGACCACGTTCATGTCCGTCTCCGCCTCGGCGTCCTCGGCGTAGTCCAGGTCGAGCACGGGCTCGCCCCGGTAGATGCCGACCGAGATGGCGGCGACCTGGCCGTGCAGGGGGTTGCGTCGGAGGCTGCCGTCGCGCAGCAGTCGGCCGACGGCGTCGGCCAGGGCGACGTAGCTGCCCGTGATGGCCGCAGTGCGGGTGCCGCCGTCGGCCTGGAGGACGTCGCAGTCCAGCACCACCTGGCGCTCGCCCAGCGCCTCCAGGTCGACTACGGCACGCAGGGCGCGACCGATCAGGCGCTGGATCTCGATGGTGCGGCCCTGCTGGCGGCCACGGGCGGCCTCGCGGTCGTTGCGGCTGCCGGTGGCCCGCGGCAGCATGCCGTATTCGGCGGTGAGCCAGCCCCGGCGGTTGCCGCGCAGCCAGGGCGGCACCCGTTCCTCCACGGAGGCGGTGCAGAGGACCCGCGTATCGCCGAACTCCACCAGTACGGAGCCCTCCGCATGCTTGGTGAAATGCCGCGTGAGGCGGACCTGACGCAGCTCGTCCGGCTGACGGCCGCTCGGGCGCATGGCGGGCTCCTGGATTGCGTTGCACACGGGGCGCGCAGGGTAGCACAGGCGGGGGCTGCCGGCCGTGGCCCGGCGCGGCGCGTGCGGGTACCATGCCCGCTCCGGCCATGCCGGCCGCCGGACCGGAGCCGCCATGATCCGCAGCATGACCGCCTTTGCCCGCGAGGAGGCCCAGGGCGACTGGGGCTGGCTTGCCTGGGAGCTGCGCTCGGTCAACCACCGCTATCTGGATCTGCACCCTAGGCTGCCGGAAGAGCTGCGCTTCCTGGAGCCGGCGCTGCGGGAGCGCCTTGGGCAGCGGCTCGCCCGGGGCAAGGTGGAATGCACCCTGCGCTATCGCCCGGCGCCGGCGGCGGCGGGCGGGCTCGCGGTCAACTGGCGCTACGCCGAGCAGCTGCTGGCGGCCTGTGATGCGGTGCGCGAGCGCCTCGCCGAGCCGGCGGGCGTCTCGCCGCTGGAGGTGGTGCGCACCCCCGGCGTGATCGAGGAGCAGGCGCCGGACCTGACGCCGGTGGGCGAGGCGGCGGTGGCGCTGCTGGAGACCACCCTGGACACGCTGGTGGCGGCGCGGGAGCGCGAGGGGGCGCGGCTGGCGGAGATCATCCGCGAGCGCGGCGGCGCGCTGGCCGGGCATGTGCAGGCCGTGCGCGAGCGCCGTCCGGAGGTCAACCGGGAGGTGCGCGCCCGGCTCGAGGCGCGCCTCGCCGAGCTCGGCGGCAGCCCCGACCCTG is from Spiribacter halobius and encodes:
- a CDS encoding CPXCG motif-containing cysteine-rich protein, producing MIEERTVECPYCGEPFTTLVDWSAGDQSYVEDCAVCCRPIEFRLMADSTGSGEIVTLRDDE
- the hemW gene encoding radical SAM family heme chaperone HemW, yielding MTPLPPLGLYLHLPWCVQKCPYCDFNSHALRGPLPETDYLTALLRDAAWEAPTATGRSVRTIFIGGGTPSLFSPAAIGQLLEGLSQHLTVAGDAEITLEANPGTVEQKRFEGFRAAGVNRLSIGVQSFDAGQLHRLGRIHGPGEARAAARAARAAGFERFNLDLMFALPDQDLAGAVADVDAAIALEPEHISHYQLTLEPGTAFHARPPALPDEDLAADMEAACAERLAAAGFVRYEVSAWSRPGGACRHNLNYWRFGDYLALGAGGHGKLSTSDGRIQRTRKVALPRHYQTVAGTPAAVAEAWEVPADERVLEYLMNALRLVDGAPRAEALARTGLPWSAFAPGVAEARARGWMVSDPERLAATAEGLRFLNDLLGLFLEPATEAAS
- the rdgB gene encoding RdgB/HAM1 family non-canonical purine NTP pyrophosphatase; amino-acid sequence: MRIVLATGNPGKVSELQALLEGLGVEVLPQSFYYVPAAAETGTTFVENAIIKARNACEHTGLPAIADDSGLEVDGLGGAPGVHSARWAGEDADDAANNARLQDELLDVPEAERSARFRCVAVYLRHAADPAPLIAEGVWPGRVLEQPRGGHGFGYDPHFLVPELDRTAAELDAATKNRLSHRGQALQRLREALAREWGAHA
- the rph gene encoding ribonuclease PH codes for the protein MRPSGRQPDELRQVRLTRHFTKHAEGSVLVEFGDTRVLCTASVEERVPPWLRGNRRGWLTAEYGMLPRATGSRNDREAARGRQQGRTIEIQRLIGRALRAVVDLEALGERQVVLDCDVLQADGGTRTAAITGSYVALADAVGRLLRDGSLRRNPLHGQVAAISVGIYRGEPVLDLDYAEDAEAETDMNVVMNDASHFIEVQGTAEGHAFRRAELDGMLDLAQKGISGLLEAQRVALEE
- a CDS encoding YicC/YloC family endoribonuclease gives rise to the protein MIRSMTAFAREEAQGDWGWLAWELRSVNHRYLDLHPRLPEELRFLEPALRERLGQRLARGKVECTLRYRPAPAAAGGLAVNWRYAEQLLAACDAVRERLAEPAGVSPLEVVRTPGVIEEQAPDLTPVGEAAVALLETTLDTLVAAREREGARLAEIIRERGGALAGHVQAVRERRPEVNREVRARLEARLAELGGSPDPGRLEQELVFIAQRLDVDEELERLDSHLAELDGILGAGEPVGRRLDFLMQELNREANTLASKASDAETTRHGVEMKVLIEQMREQIQNLE